GCCAGCTCCGATTTAGTCCTTGACATTCACCGCAAATCGTGATAACTTTTTATTGTTTTATGGGGAAAAGGAGAGAGGAATGCCGAAACAGTTTTCTTACTGCCTGTACGCCTGGGATCCGGCCAATCTTATGTTGGTCGCCTCGGATCAGCGATTGTTCCGCATCGAATTCGTCCACCCGGGCGAAGAGGACCGATTCCTCACCGCACTGCCGCCGGCCGTCCATCTGGTCAAGGACGAGGGTGCTTTCGACAAGGTGCGCCGGCAACTGGATGTCTATTTTTCCGGCAAGCCGGTGAACTGGCAAATAGCGCTGGACGTCTCGTCCGGCACTGATTTTCAGCAGGTGGTCTGGTCAGCCCTGCGCCGGATTCCATATGGTCAGACCATCACCTATGGTCAGCTGGCCCAGAGGATCGGCAAACCCGGCGCCAGCCGCGCAGTCGGTGCGGCCAACGCGGCCAATCCCCTTCCGGTCATCATACCCTGTCATCGCGTGGTGGCCGGCAACGGCCGGTTGGGCGGATTCAGCGGCGGTCTGCACATCAAGCAGGCGCTGTTGCGGCTGGAGGGAGTTCTGCTGTAATGGCGGTGTATCAGACTTTGGCCAGAGGAAACTGGCGGCGCGACCAAGTGCAAATTCAATGGACCGCTGATTTTCATGCCTTGCCGGAGATTCTGCAGGCAGATGTCGAACGGCTGTGGCTGGAAAAGGAAAAGCAGGGCCATTTTAACGGCCGCATGGCCCGGCTGGATGGATACGAAATGCAAAACGGCTGTCTGGGCCTGCGCCTGTCCACCGGCGATTATCGAACGTTGATGTATTCAAACGCCTATACGGAACGCATCCTGCGGGACTGGCCGGTTCAGGCTTTGTCCTGCGCTCTGGGCATCAGCGCCATGGTGCGCAGCTGCGACGGCCAGGTGGCGTTGATCCGGCGCAGCGACACGGTCGGCGAATATCCGGGGCACCTCGATGTGTTCGGCGGCCACATCGATGAAACGCTGCGGCTGGACGAACACGCCGCTTTTACAGGTATGCAGCAAGAGCTGCACGAAGAAGCGGCGCTGAAAAGCGAAGAGTACGATTTGCAGTGTTTCGGCCTGATCGAGGCGCTCGATCATCGCAAACCGGAATTGCTGTTTCTCGCCGACTGTCGGCTGCCTGCGGAAGAGATAGCGGCGCGGGTGCGTGGGGCGGCAGACCGTCACGAGCTGCAGCAGTTGCTGTTTTTTCCCGATCAGCCTATTGCCCTGGAGCGGGTGCTGGCAATTGAAAAAAGGATCAGTCCGTCTGCTGTGGGATGTCTGGAGGAATATATCGCACTAACCGGTGGGAAACGATGAAAGACAAACACAAACATCATCATCACAGAAAACAGTATCGGCCGGCGGTTGAGCCCCTGCAGGTCGATCCCAACAAATCCTATGATTTCCCCAACGTCAATCGGGTGGTGGTGGCGGGAAAGCTGATGCAGGATCCGCCGCTGCGCTGGACCTCGCGCGGCGTGCCGGTGACCAATTTCGTCATCA
The window above is part of the bacterium genome. Proteins encoded here:
- a CDS encoding methylated-DNA--[protein]-cysteine S-methyltransferase; protein product: MLVASDQRLFRIEFVHPGEEDRFLTALPPAVHLVKDEGAFDKVRRQLDVYFSGKPVNWQIALDVSSGTDFQQVVWSALRRIPYGQTITYGQLAQRIGKPGASRAVGAANAANPLPVIIPCHRVVAGNGRLGGFSGGLHIKQALLRLEGVLL